A single Tachypleus tridentatus isolate NWPU-2018 chromosome 9, ASM421037v1, whole genome shotgun sequence DNA region contains:
- the LOC143225952 gene encoding uncharacterized protein LOC143225952 isoform X5, translated as MTLAAILQQTTEYIYQLEQEKARLLAQNCQLKRLLNYQLHIDSDGSSPESPLPKRKKTETAESSDEGIGSMSPIGDTEYISEEMKKEMVGLQMQSDKEHRIQVMLKEQTRTSETQRYPGQIRKTIPQNTPEDFNADLPPLEQKQFPFVFPNGCSSSLSPGLQKTKNVFVSCPRSPTHHVENSEDFSGKNLPIFSPHSINIETCSSQLHILGSSGQTSQTTTTAATEVCSSSMKPSRTGETVHCITSPQTYKVSSTSRQNLETIVEAIRHLEGDHMFRDDPEPPRKLQSEGIISDDIASHESIFNFVPQKTSNIACDHEIIHYSSMKQSRPGVIVSNHT; from the exons GCTGCCATACTGCAACAGACCACTGAATACATCTATCAGTTAGAGCAGGAAAAAGCCAGACTGTTGGCTCAGAATTGCCAACTAAAGAGGCTGCTCAACTATCAGTTGCACATAGATAGTGATGGAAGCAGTCCTGAATCTCCATTACCTAAACGCAAAAAAACTGAAACAG CAGAGTCTTCAGATGAAGGGATTGGTAGTATGAGTCCTATAGGTGATACTGAATATATATCAGAggaaatgaaaaaagaaatggTTGGCCTGCAAATGCAATCAGACAAGGAGCACAGAATACAAGTAATGCTCAAAGAACAGACTCGAACCTCAGAAACTCAAAGATACCCTGGTCAGATACGAAAAACAATCCCACAAAATACACCAGAG GATTTCAATGCAGACCTACCACCTCTGGAGCAAAAAcaatttccttttgtttttccCAATGGATGTTCTTCTAGCCTAAGTCCTGGGCTACAGAAAACtaagaatgtatttgtttcttgtcCAAGAAGTCCAACTCATCATGTAGAGAATTCAGAAGATTTCTCTGGAAAGAACTTGCCTATATTCTCTCCTCATTCCATTAATATAGAAACATGTTCGTCTCAGTTGCACATCTTGGGGTCCTCTGGTCAGACTTCACAAACAACTACTACAGCTGCCACTGAAGTTTGTAGTTCCTCTATGAAACCATCTAGGACTGGAGAAACTGTTCACTGCATTACATCACCTCAAACTTATAAAGTAAGCAGTACCTCTCGTCAAAACTTGGAAACAATTGTGGAAGCAATTCGTCACTTAGAAGGTGACCACATGTTCCGAGATGATCCAGAGCCACCGAGGAAACTGCAATCAGAAGGGATAATATCAGATGATATAGCTTCTCacgaaagtatttttaattttgtgccaCAGAAAACTAGCAATATAGCCTGTGATCATGAAATCATTCATTATTCTTCTATGAAACAGTCTCGTCCTGGTGTCATTGTTAGCAACCATacatag